A part of Halobaculum sp. MBLA0143 genomic DNA contains:
- a CDS encoding GAF domain-containing protein, whose amino-acid sequence MSGPRVLHVDDDREFLELTAEMLSTVADIETLPEPDPTAVPERVGDATDVDLVLCDHEMPGWTGLDVLEAVRDEHPELPFVLYTGEGDESVAADVTALEATDYVRKGRGRDHFEQLAERIRRAVADAGSGGSAALVDNAPFPVVAGWLPADGGLTVLDANPAFAERFDTDRDQLRGGRLPGFPESVAVDAATVSRPGLRTAAAAGEATTHDVEVAGDGESAPFHLAVVPGGDDRATGSDPFVWGVYVDVSGHVADRDRVTALHDAGLELAAAGTPAAVHEATVSAAETVLSFDRCVVYHGRDGVLEPVAVAGAELSAVDPRPADAGVAGRSYRDREAVRVADARRHPDATATDGGRSIVSVPVGRWGVLHFVADTTERFSQFDRDLAYTLGARAAAALDRVAREQATRTYQHRLADLHDATREFMEAGSVSTAATYVVDVAVDLLSPGGCAVHRHDPEDGRLRVLSERSQTDDLAVLARDPGEGAVGRAFARQEPVHVTVETDDGAVPEDAAVDSDRRARVATPDGVAAAVAYPLGDHGVLTLYDGDPAAFDDRDSHLGRVLAANAEAVLDRLVGERALRRREAQLERQNERLERFASLVSHDLRSPLEVVRGNVELARIDDDPDRLDDALTALDRADELIEDMLTFARQGEHVTEVTPVGLARVAEAAWPAARTETDAETTGTLECESDGRVRADESRLRQLLENLFRNALEHNQGSVVVRVAATDDGFAVADDGAGLPSLSPTELFDPGTTTSEDGTGFGLSIVREIADAHGWTISVGESREGGARFEFVTDPTA is encoded by the coding sequence ATGTCGGGGCCACGGGTGTTACACGTCGACGACGACCGGGAGTTTCTGGAGTTGACCGCGGAGATGCTGTCGACCGTGGCCGATATCGAGACGCTGCCGGAGCCCGATCCGACGGCGGTGCCGGAACGGGTCGGCGACGCGACGGACGTCGACCTCGTTCTCTGTGACCACGAGATGCCCGGGTGGACCGGGCTGGACGTGTTGGAGGCCGTGCGGGACGAACATCCGGAACTGCCGTTCGTGTTGTACACCGGGGAGGGCGACGAGTCGGTCGCGGCGGACGTGACCGCGCTCGAGGCGACGGACTACGTCCGGAAGGGGCGGGGACGCGACCACTTCGAGCAGTTGGCCGAGCGCATCCGACGGGCCGTCGCGGACGCGGGGTCGGGCGGCTCGGCGGCGTTGGTGGACAACGCACCGTTCCCCGTGGTCGCCGGCTGGCTCCCCGCGGACGGCGGGCTGACGGTGTTGGACGCCAACCCGGCGTTCGCCGAGCGGTTCGACACGGACCGCGACCAGCTCCGGGGCGGCCGACTGCCGGGGTTCCCGGAGTCCGTCGCCGTCGACGCCGCCACCGTCTCTCGGCCGGGACTCCGGACGGCGGCCGCGGCCGGCGAGGCGACGACCCACGACGTGGAGGTGGCCGGCGACGGGGAGTCGGCCCCGTTCCACCTCGCCGTCGTCCCCGGCGGCGACGACCGGGCCACGGGGTCCGATCCGTTCGTCTGGGGGGTGTACGTGGACGTGTCCGGTCACGTCGCCGACCGCGACCGGGTGACCGCGCTCCACGACGCCGGGCTGGAGCTCGCGGCCGCCGGGACGCCCGCGGCCGTCCACGAGGCGACCGTCTCGGCCGCCGAGACGGTGCTGTCGTTCGACCGTTGTGTCGTCTACCACGGGCGTGACGGAGTGTTGGAGCCGGTCGCGGTCGCCGGCGCCGAGCTGTCGGCGGTCGACCCCCGGCCGGCCGACGCCGGGGTCGCCGGGCGGAGCTACCGCGACCGGGAGGCGGTCCGGGTGGCCGACGCCCGCCGACACCCGGACGCCACCGCCACGGACGGCGGTCGGTCGATCGTGTCCGTCCCGGTCGGGCGGTGGGGGGTGCTCCACTTCGTGGCCGACACCACCGAACGGTTCTCGCAGTTCGACCGCGACCTGGCGTACACGCTGGGCGCTCGGGCGGCCGCCGCACTGGACCGGGTGGCCCGCGAACAGGCCACTCGGACGTACCAACACCGTCTGGCCGATCTCCACGACGCCACCCGGGAGTTCATGGAGGCCGGCTCCGTCTCGACGGCCGCGACGTACGTCGTCGACGTGGCTGTCGACCTGTTGTCGCCCGGGGGGTGTGCCGTCCACCGCCACGACCCGGAGGACGGTCGGCTCCGTGTCCTCTCGGAGCGCAGCCAGACGGACGACCTCGCGGTCCTCGCCCGCGACCCCGGCGAGGGGGCTGTCGGCCGCGCGTTCGCCCGCCAGGAGCCGGTCCACGTCACTGTCGAGACGGACGACGGGGCGGTTCCGGAGGACGCGGCTGTCGACAGCGACCGGCGGGCGCGGGTAGCCACGCCGGACGGCGTCGCCGCCGCAGTGGCGTACCCGCTCGGCGACCACGGCGTCCTGACGCTGTACGACGGGGACCCGGCGGCGTTCGACGACCGCGACAGCCACCTCGGTCGGGTGCTCGCCGCCAACGCCGAGGCCGTGCTCGACAGACTCGTCGGCGAGCGGGCGCTGCGTCGCCGCGAGGCGCAGTTGGAGCGACAGAACGAACGGCTCGAACGGTTCGCGAGTCTCGTCAGCCACGACCTCCGGTCGCCGTTGGAGGTGGTGCGCGGCAACGTGGAGCTGGCCCGGATCGACGACGACCCGGACCGGCTAGACGACGCACTGACGGCGCTGGATCGCGCCGACGAACTCATCGAGGACATGCTGACGTTCGCTCGTCAGGGTGAACACGTCACGGAGGTCACTCCGGTCGGGCTCGCCCGCGTCGCCGAGGCCGCCTGGCCGGCCGCCCGGACGGAGACGGACGCCGAGACCACCGGGACGTTGGAGTGTGAGTCGGACGGTCGGGTCCGGGCCGACGAGAGCCGGCTCCGACAGCTGTTGGAGAATCTGTTTCGGAACGCGCTCGAACACAACCAGGGCTCGGTCGTCGTCCGGGTGGCCGCCACCGACGACGGGTTCGCCGTCGCCGACGACGGCGCGGGCCTGCCGTCGCTGTCGCCGACGGAGCTCTTCGACCCCGGGACGACGACGAGCGAGGACGGTACCGGGTTCGGACTGTCGATCGTCCGGGAGATCGCGGACGCACAC
- a CDS encoding PAS domain S-box protein, translating into MQPDPLAFYVFVVAPLIALSVSVVGSVPVVRAVGQRWLLLLVAVPVVMIGAQALELLAVVETGTIPGTAGGEFVETAVNVLTAGAVYYGLTVTRDREALSDRLSDQRQRHERLVSESLSPVVVVRDGAVREANPAAEAYFEAETLAGVDATTLVADGEVRRLQRRLRTVVETGEPTRLEELACLTRDGDERLAAVAAGPAEFAGEGAVQLDFHDLTEHRAMSAELDRVRDQLEEAFRNTNDGILFLDRSGRETVLECNQTAARLFGYDRETLRGLSPTAVYDETALATFAERVVAEDGYVADELSATTADGETVPTEVSGSPTTLGDREALLAIVRDVRDRRRRERRIRVVSRLLRHNLRNDMNVVLGHLERLRAAAPPSAHDHADRIRAVVDDLLELSGEVEIAQETLGESTETVLDARTLLTEAVATARENNPDREPSVTVTAPAELAIRADRLLEVALAHLVDNAVEHADYDEPSVRVTATRVGDTVRFTVADDGPGLPPVDRRVVTGGTEIDDAEHVDGFGLWVVAWVTDTLDGEVTFRDNDPRGTVVELTVPDAVVDTPADAEPDAPER; encoded by the coding sequence ATGCAACCCGATCCACTCGCTTTCTACGTGTTCGTCGTCGCTCCGCTGATCGCGCTGTCCGTCTCCGTCGTCGGCTCCGTCCCGGTCGTCCGCGCGGTCGGCCAGCGGTGGCTGTTGCTCCTCGTCGCGGTCCCGGTCGTGATGATCGGCGCACAGGCTCTCGAACTGCTGGCGGTCGTCGAGACCGGGACGATTCCGGGGACGGCCGGCGGCGAGTTCGTGGAGACGGCCGTCAACGTGCTCACCGCCGGGGCGGTGTACTACGGCCTGACCGTCACCCGCGACCGCGAGGCACTGTCGGACCGGCTCTCCGACCAACGGCAGCGGCACGAACGACTCGTCTCGGAGTCGTTGTCCCCGGTCGTGGTCGTCCGTGACGGCGCCGTCCGGGAGGCGAACCCGGCGGCGGAGGCGTACTTCGAGGCAGAGACACTCGCGGGCGTCGACGCGACGACGCTCGTCGCGGACGGTGAGGTGCGCCGCCTCCAACGTCGCCTCCGGACGGTCGTGGAGACGGGCGAGCCGACCCGGCTCGAGGAACTCGCGTGTCTCACCCGAGACGGGGACGAGCGGCTGGCGGCCGTCGCCGCCGGTCCGGCGGAGTTCGCGGGCGAGGGGGCGGTCCAGCTCGACTTCCACGACCTGACGGAACACCGGGCGATGTCGGCGGAACTAGACCGGGTGCGCGACCAGCTGGAGGAGGCGTTCCGCAACACGAACGACGGAATCCTGTTCTTGGACCGTTCCGGCCGGGAGACGGTGTTGGAGTGCAACCAGACGGCCGCGCGGCTGTTCGGCTACGACCGGGAGACGCTGCGCGGGCTGTCGCCGACGGCCGTCTACGACGAGACGGCGCTGGCGACGTTCGCCGAACGGGTCGTCGCCGAGGACGGCTACGTCGCAGACGAGCTGTCTGCGACTACCGCCGACGGGGAGACGGTGCCGACGGAGGTGTCCGGCTCCCCGACGACGCTGGGGGATCGAGAGGCGTTGCTCGCAATCGTCAGGGACGTGCGGGACCGTCGCCGCCGGGAACGACGCATCCGGGTCGTCAGCCGACTGTTGCGACACAACCTCCGCAACGACATGAACGTCGTGTTGGGGCACCTGGAACGACTGCGTGCGGCCGCGCCGCCGTCGGCCCACGACCACGCCGACCGGATTCGCGCGGTCGTCGACGACCTGTTGGAGCTGTCCGGCGAGGTGGAGATCGCCCAGGAGACGCTGGGTGAGTCGACGGAGACGGTGTTGGACGCTCGGACGCTGCTGACGGAGGCGGTTGCGACCGCCCGGGAGAACAACCCGGACCGGGAGCCGTCGGTGACCGTGACGGCGCCGGCGGAGCTGGCGATCCGGGCCGACCGGTTGTTGGAGGTGGCGCTGGCCCACCTCGTCGACAACGCAGTAGAGCACGCCGACTACGACGAGCCGAGCGTGCGGGTGACGGCGACTCGCGTCGGCGACACCGTCCGGTTCACCGTCGCCGACGACGGCCCGGGGCTCCCCCCGGTCGACCGCCGGGTCGTGACTGGGGGCACGGAGATCGACGACGCCGAACACGTCGACGGCTTCGGGCTGTGGGTGGTGGCGTGGGTGACGGACACGCTCGACGGGGAGGTGACGTTCCGTGACAACGACCCTCGCGGGACGGTCGTGGAGCTGACGGTGCCGGACGCGGTCGTCGACACGCCGGCCGACGCCGAGCCGGACGCGCCAGAGCGGTAA